Proteins from one Rosa chinensis cultivar Old Blush chromosome 7, RchiOBHm-V2, whole genome shotgun sequence genomic window:
- the LOC112175587 gene encoding agamous-like MADS-box protein AGL11 isoform X1 translates to MGRGKIEIKRIENTTNRQVTFCKRRNGLLKKAYELSILCEAEVALIVFSSRGRLYEYSNNNSIRNTIERYKKASSDNSGATTITEINAQYYQQESAKLRHQIQMLQNSNRHLMGDSLTNLTVKELKQLENRLERGLTRIRSKKVKIDENECESYENACMHFTTKTEQEQHEMLLAEIEYLQKREVELENENVLIRAKIAEVERLQQADLVSGAEFNAIQALASRNFFGSTMVEGEASYSQPEKKLLHLG, encoded by the exons ATGGGGAGAGGAAAGATTGAGATAAAGAGGATTGAGAACACCACCAACCGTCAAGTGACCTTCTGCAAGAGAAGAAATGGATTGTTGAAGAAAGCTTATGAGCTCTCCATTCTCTGTGAGGCTGAAGTTGCTCTCATTGTCTTCTCTAGCCGTGGCCGCCTCTACGAGTATTCTAACAACAA CAGCATAAGAAATACTATAGAGAGGTACAAGAAGGCATCTTCCGATAACTCAGGTGCAACCACTATTACAGAAATCAATGCTCAA TATTACCAACAGGAATCGGCAAAGCTGAGGCACCAAATTCAAATGCTGCAGAATTCTAACAG GCACTTAATGGGAGATTCGTTGACTAATCTGACAGTGAAAGAACTAAAGCAGCTAGAGAACAGGCTTGAACGAGGCCTTACTAGAATCAGGTCCAAGAAGGTAAAAATTGATGAAAACGAATGTGAAAGTTACgaaaatgcatgcatgcatttcACGACAAAGACCGAGCAAGAACAG CATGAAATGTTGCTTGCTGAAATTGAGTACTTGCAGAAAAGG GAGGTTGAGCTGGAAAACGAGAATGTTTTAATTCGAGCTAAG ATTGCAGAAGTTGAGAGGCTTCAGCAAGCAGACCTGGTTTCTGGGGCAGAGTTTAATGCAATCCAGGCGTTAGCTTCTCGCAATTTTTTTGGCTCCACTATGGTTGAGGGTGAGGCTTCATACTCACAGCCAGAGAAGAAATTGCTCCATCTGGG GTGA
- the LOC112175587 gene encoding agamous-like MADS-box protein AGL11 isoform X2, translating into MGRGKIEIKRIENTTNRQVTFCKRRNGLLKKAYELSILCEAEVALIVFSSRGRLYEYSNNNIRNTIERYKKASSDNSGATTITEINAQYYQQESAKLRHQIQMLQNSNRHLMGDSLTNLTVKELKQLENRLERGLTRIRSKKVKIDENECESYENACMHFTTKTEQEQHEMLLAEIEYLQKREVELENENVLIRAKIAEVERLQQADLVSGAEFNAIQALASRNFFGSTMVEGEASYSQPEKKLLHLG; encoded by the exons ATGGGGAGAGGAAAGATTGAGATAAAGAGGATTGAGAACACCACCAACCGTCAAGTGACCTTCTGCAAGAGAAGAAATGGATTGTTGAAGAAAGCTTATGAGCTCTCCATTCTCTGTGAGGCTGAAGTTGCTCTCATTGTCTTCTCTAGCCGTGGCCGCCTCTACGAGTATTCTAACAACAA CATAAGAAATACTATAGAGAGGTACAAGAAGGCATCTTCCGATAACTCAGGTGCAACCACTATTACAGAAATCAATGCTCAA TATTACCAACAGGAATCGGCAAAGCTGAGGCACCAAATTCAAATGCTGCAGAATTCTAACAG GCACTTAATGGGAGATTCGTTGACTAATCTGACAGTGAAAGAACTAAAGCAGCTAGAGAACAGGCTTGAACGAGGCCTTACTAGAATCAGGTCCAAGAAGGTAAAAATTGATGAAAACGAATGTGAAAGTTACgaaaatgcatgcatgcatttcACGACAAAGACCGAGCAAGAACAG CATGAAATGTTGCTTGCTGAAATTGAGTACTTGCAGAAAAGG GAGGTTGAGCTGGAAAACGAGAATGTTTTAATTCGAGCTAAG ATTGCAGAAGTTGAGAGGCTTCAGCAAGCAGACCTGGTTTCTGGGGCAGAGTTTAATGCAATCCAGGCGTTAGCTTCTCGCAATTTTTTTGGCTCCACTATGGTTGAGGGTGAGGCTTCATACTCACAGCCAGAGAAGAAATTGCTCCATCTGGG GTGA
- the LOC112179489 gene encoding immune-associated nucleotide-binding protein 9, whose product MDGSSIDVVREHPVSNAARTVVLVGRTGNGKSATGNSILGERAFISKRSSRGVTTTTELKTAILRDGQQINVVDTPGLFDSSVKSDVISKEIVQCIKLAKDGIHAILVILSTRTRFSQEEQSAILGLQALFGSKIFDYMIAVFSGGDELEENDETLEDYLGGRDCPEPLKEILGLCGNRCVLFDNKTKDESKRVEQVQRLLSLVNLVIAQNGGRPYTDEIFAEVKKEVMKLRDQQEDVASKGYSKQEISHLNEQMQRAHDLQLKRITEMIESNMREKTMMLEQKLADEHAARLRAEETAQKAQKSSQDEIRKLRGDLEAERQRPKPRTSRCAIM is encoded by the exons ATGGATGGAAGTTCGATTGATGTTGTCAGGGAACATCCCGTTTCTAATGCTGCTCGCACTGTGGTCTTAGTTGGACGCACTGGTAATGGAAAAAGTGCAACAGGCAACAGCATCCTTGGCGAAAGAGCCTTCATTTCCAAGCGTAGCTCTAGGGGTGTCACCACCACTACTGAATTGAAGACTGCTATCTTGAGAGATGGACAACAAATTAACGTTGTAGACACTCCTG GTCTTTTTGATAGTTCTGTCAAATCGGACGTTATTAGCAAAGAAATTGTCCAATGCATTAAATTGGCCAAGGATGGAATCCATGCTATTCTTGTGATTCTCTCAACTAGAACTCGGTTTTCACAAGAAGAGCAATCTGCAATCCTTGGCTTGCAAGCTCTATTTGGAAGTAAAATATTTGACTATATGATTGCTGTCTTTTCGGGAGGAGATGAGCTTGAAGAAAATGATGAGACGTTGGAAGATTATTTGGGTGGCCGTGATTGCCCGGAGCCTTTGAAG GAAATCCTTGGTCTGTGTGGAAATCGCTGTGTTCTTTTTGATAACAAGACCAAGGATGAAAGCAAGAGGGTCGAACAAGTTCAGCGGCTTCTCTCGCTTGTAAACTTGGTTATAGCACAGAATGGTGGGCGGCCATACACGGATGAGATATTTGCTGAAGTGAAG AAAGAGGTTATGAAACTTCGTGATCAACAAGAAGATGTTGCTTCAAAGGGGTATTCAAAACAAGAAATATCGCATTTGAATGAGCAGATGCAGCGTGCACATGATCTGCAGCTTAAACGAATTACTGAGATG ATTGAGTCAAACATGAGAGAGAAAACCATGATGCTTGAACAAAAGTTAGCAGATGAACATGCTGCACGACTAAGAGCAGAAGAGACTGCCCAAAAGGCTCAAAAAAGTTCTCAGGATGAAATCCGAAAGCTTAGAGGTGATCTAGAAGCAGAGAGGCAGCGGCCGAAACCGAGAACGTCCAGGTGTGCTATTATGTAA
- the LOC112175587 gene encoding agamous-like MADS-box protein AGL11 isoform X3, which produces MGRGKIEIKRIENTTNRQVTFCKRRNGLLKKAYELSILCEAEVALIVFSSRGRLYEYSNNNSIRNTIERYKKASSDNSGATTITEINAQYYQQESAKLRHQIQMLQNSNRHLMGDSLTNLTVKELKQLENRLERGLTRIRSKKHEMLLAEIEYLQKREVELENENVLIRAKIAEVERLQQADLVSGAEFNAIQALASRNFFGSTMVEGEASYSQPEKKLLHLG; this is translated from the exons ATGGGGAGAGGAAAGATTGAGATAAAGAGGATTGAGAACACCACCAACCGTCAAGTGACCTTCTGCAAGAGAAGAAATGGATTGTTGAAGAAAGCTTATGAGCTCTCCATTCTCTGTGAGGCTGAAGTTGCTCTCATTGTCTTCTCTAGCCGTGGCCGCCTCTACGAGTATTCTAACAACAA CAGCATAAGAAATACTATAGAGAGGTACAAGAAGGCATCTTCCGATAACTCAGGTGCAACCACTATTACAGAAATCAATGCTCAA TATTACCAACAGGAATCGGCAAAGCTGAGGCACCAAATTCAAATGCTGCAGAATTCTAACAG GCACTTAATGGGAGATTCGTTGACTAATCTGACAGTGAAAGAACTAAAGCAGCTAGAGAACAGGCTTGAACGAGGCCTTACTAGAATCAGGTCCAAGAAG CATGAAATGTTGCTTGCTGAAATTGAGTACTTGCAGAAAAGG GAGGTTGAGCTGGAAAACGAGAATGTTTTAATTCGAGCTAAG ATTGCAGAAGTTGAGAGGCTTCAGCAAGCAGACCTGGTTTCTGGGGCAGAGTTTAATGCAATCCAGGCGTTAGCTTCTCGCAATTTTTTTGGCTCCACTATGGTTGAGGGTGAGGCTTCATACTCACAGCCAGAGAAGAAATTGCTCCATCTGGG GTGA
- the LOC112175587 gene encoding agamous-like MADS-box protein AGL11 isoform X4: MGRGKIEIKRIENTTNRQVTFCKRRNGLLKKAYELSILCEAEVALIVFSSRGRLYEYSNNNIRNTIERYKKASSDNSGATTITEINAQYYQQESAKLRHQIQMLQNSNRHLMGDSLTNLTVKELKQLENRLERGLTRIRSKKHEMLLAEIEYLQKREVELENENVLIRAKIAEVERLQQADLVSGAEFNAIQALASRNFFGSTMVEGEASYSQPEKKLLHLG, translated from the exons ATGGGGAGAGGAAAGATTGAGATAAAGAGGATTGAGAACACCACCAACCGTCAAGTGACCTTCTGCAAGAGAAGAAATGGATTGTTGAAGAAAGCTTATGAGCTCTCCATTCTCTGTGAGGCTGAAGTTGCTCTCATTGTCTTCTCTAGCCGTGGCCGCCTCTACGAGTATTCTAACAACAA CATAAGAAATACTATAGAGAGGTACAAGAAGGCATCTTCCGATAACTCAGGTGCAACCACTATTACAGAAATCAATGCTCAA TATTACCAACAGGAATCGGCAAAGCTGAGGCACCAAATTCAAATGCTGCAGAATTCTAACAG GCACTTAATGGGAGATTCGTTGACTAATCTGACAGTGAAAGAACTAAAGCAGCTAGAGAACAGGCTTGAACGAGGCCTTACTAGAATCAGGTCCAAGAAG CATGAAATGTTGCTTGCTGAAATTGAGTACTTGCAGAAAAGG GAGGTTGAGCTGGAAAACGAGAATGTTTTAATTCGAGCTAAG ATTGCAGAAGTTGAGAGGCTTCAGCAAGCAGACCTGGTTTCTGGGGCAGAGTTTAATGCAATCCAGGCGTTAGCTTCTCGCAATTTTTTTGGCTCCACTATGGTTGAGGGTGAGGCTTCATACTCACAGCCAGAGAAGAAATTGCTCCATCTGGG GTGA